The following proteins are encoded in a genomic region of Neovison vison isolate M4711 chromosome 12, ASM_NN_V1, whole genome shotgun sequence:
- the DYRK2 gene encoding dual specificity tyrosine-phosphorylation-regulated kinase 2, whose amino-acid sequence MLTRKPSAAAPAAYPTGRGGDSAVRQLQASPGLGAGAPRSGVGTGPPSPIALPPLRASNAAAAAHTIGGSKHTMNDHLHVSSHGHGQIQVQQLFEDNSNKRTVLTTQPNGLTTVGKAGLPVVPERQLESVHRRQGSATSLKSMEGLGKAKATPLTPEQAMKQYMQKLTTFEHHEIFSYPEIYFLGPNAKKRQGMTGGPNNGGYDDDQGSYVQVPHDHVAYRYEVLKVIGKGSFGQVVKAYDHKVHQHVALKMVRNEKRFHRQAAEEIRILEHLRKQDKDNTMNVIHMLENFTFRNHICMTFELLSMNLYELIKKNKFQGFSLPLVRKFAHSILQCLDALHKNRIIHCDLKPENILLKQQGRSGIKVIDFGSSCYEHQRVYTYIQSRFYRAPEVILGARYGMPIDMWSLGCILAELLTGYPLLPGEDEGDQLACMIELLGMPSQKLLDASKRAKNFVSSKGYPRYCTVTTLSDGSVVLNGGRSRRGKLRGPPESREWGNALKGCDDPLFLDFLKQCLEWDPAVRMTPGQALRHPWLRRRLPKPPTGEKTSVKRITESTGAITSISKLPPPSSSASKLRTNLAQMTDANGNIQQRTVLPKLVS is encoded by the exons ATGTTAACCAGGAAACCTTCGGCCGCCGCTCCCGCCGCCTACCCGACCG GCCGAGGAGGGGACAGCGCCGTTCGTCAGCTTCAGGCTTCCCCGGGGCTCGGTGCGGGGGCTCCCCGGAGCGGAGTGGGGACCGGCCCGCCCTCCCCGATCGCCCTGCCGCCTCTCCGGGCCAGCAACGCTGCCGCCGCAGCGCACACG ATCGGCGGCAGTAAGCACACAATGAATGATCACTTACACGTCAGCAGCCACGGCCACGGCCAGATCCAGGTTCAGCAGCTGTTCGAGGACAACAGTAACAAGCGGACAGTGCTCACGACACAGCCCAATGGGCTCACCACGGTGGGGAAGGCGGGCTTGCCGGTGGTGCCCGAGCGGCAGCTGGAGAGCGTCCACAGACGGCAGGGCAGCGCCACATCTCTGAAGTCTATGGAAGGCCTGGGGAAGGCGAAGGCCACCCCCCTGACCCCTGAACAAGCAATGAAGCAATACATGCAAAAGCTGACCACCTTTGAGCACCATGAGATTTTCAGCTACCCTGAGATCTATTTCTTGGGTCCAAATGCAAAGAAGCGCCAGGGCATGACCGGTGGGCCCAACAATGGAGGCTACGACGACGACCAGGGATCCTACGTGCAGGTGCCCCATGACCACGTGGCTTACAGGTACGAGGTCCTCAAGGTCATCGGAAAGGGAAGCTTCGGGCAGGTGGTCAAGGCCTACGACCACAAAGTCCACCAGCACGTGGCCCTGAAGATGGTGCGGAACGAGAAGCGGTTCCACCGGCAGGCGGCAGAGGAGATCCGAATCCTGGAGCACCTGCGGAAGCAGGACAAGGACAACACCATGAACGTCATCCACATGCTGGAGAACTTCACCTTCCGGAACCATATCTGCATGACGTTTGAGCTGCTGAGCATGAACCTTTATGAGCTCATCAAGAAGAATAAGTTCCAGGGCTTCAGCCTGCCTCTGGTTCGCAAGTTTGCCCACTCGATTCTACAGTGCTTGGATGCTTTGCACAAGAACAGAATCATTCACTGTGACCTTAAGCCCGAGAACATTTTGTTAAAACAGCAGGGTAGAAGCGGGATTAAAGTGATCGATTTCGGCTCCAGTTGTTACGAGCATCAGCGTGTCTACACGTACATTCAGTCCCGTTTTTACCGGGCTCCGGAAGTGATCCTCGGCGCCAGATACGGCATGCCCATCGACATGTGGAGCCTGGGTTGCATTCTAGCAGAGCTCCTGACTGGTTACCCACTCTTGCCTGGGGAAGATGAAGGGGACCAGCTGGCTTGTATGATTGAACTCTTGGGCATGCCCTCTCAGAAACTGCTGGATGCGTCCAAACGAGCCAAAAATTTTGTGAGCTCCAAGGGTTATCCCCGTTACTGCACGGTCACGACTCTCTCAGACGGCTCTGTGGTTCTCAATGGAGGCCGTTCCCGGCGGGGGAAACTGAGGGGCCCACCCGagagcagagagtgggggaatgCACTGAAGGGGTGTGACGATCCCCTTTTCCTTGACTTCTTAAAACAGTGTTTAGAATGGGATCCTGCGGTTCGCATGACCCCTGGCCAGGCTTTACGGCACCCCTGGCTGAGGAGGCGGTTGCCAAAGCCTCCGACGGGGGAGAAGACATCCGTGAAAAGGATAACCGAGAGCACTGGTGCTATCACATCCATTTCCAAGTTACCTCCACCTTCCAGCTCAGCTTCCAAACTGAGGACTAATTTGGCACAGATGACGGATGCCAATGGGAATATTCAGCAGAGGACAGTGTTGCCAAAACTTGTTAGCTGA